A DNA window from candidate division KSB1 bacterium contains the following coding sequences:
- a CDS encoding dodecin family protein: MSVARVTEITASSPKGFEDAIQIGIERANKTLKNLTGAWVKEQKVVISNGKITDYRVTMKVTFILQD, from the coding sequence ATGTCTGTTGCACGCGTTACGGAAATCACCGCCTCATCCCCCAAGGGATTCGAAGACGCCATTCAAATCGGAATCGAACGCGCCAACAAAACGCTGAAAAACCTCACCGGCGCCTGGGTAAAAGAGCAGAAAGTGGTGATCAGCAACGGCAAGATCACCGACTACCGGGTGACCATGAAAGTCACGTTCATCCTGCAGGACTGA
- a CDS encoding glycine C-acetyltransferase — protein sequence MSKLAFLDEELQALRDQGQYIQIRTIESAMGAWIQVDGKRVLNLCANNYLGFANHPRLKEAAIKAIESYGVGPAAVRTIAGTQKLHLELEEKLAAFKGVEAAISFQSGFVSNQAVIPTLTGAGDVIFSDELNHASIIDGTRLSKAKVVRYNHNDVADLEAKIKNETAVRRRLIITDGVFSMDGDIAPLPDIVAIAEKYDALTMVDDAHGEGVLGSAGRGIADHFGLHGRVDIEIGTLSKAFGVVGGYAAGRKKIVDFLRQRARPFLFSSAVTPADVAACIAAVDILTASDELVAKLWSNTKYFKDKMVALGFNLGNSVTPITPVMIGDTTKAQALSRQLFEAGIFAMAITYPTVPKGRERLRLMMSATHSLEDLNFAVGAFEKAGRELGLIK from the coding sequence ATGTCCAAACTCGCGTTTCTTGACGAGGAACTTCAGGCCCTGCGTGATCAGGGCCAGTACATTCAGATTCGCACCATCGAAAGCGCGATGGGCGCGTGGATTCAAGTCGATGGCAAGCGGGTGTTGAATCTGTGCGCCAACAACTATCTCGGTTTCGCCAATCACCCCCGCTTGAAGGAAGCCGCGATCAAAGCCATTGAGAGCTACGGCGTGGGGCCGGCGGCAGTGCGCACCATTGCCGGCACGCAAAAACTGCATCTCGAGCTGGAGGAAAAATTGGCGGCCTTCAAGGGCGTGGAAGCCGCCATTTCCTTTCAATCCGGTTTCGTCTCCAATCAAGCCGTGATCCCGACCCTCACCGGCGCCGGCGATGTGATCTTCTCCGACGAGCTGAATCACGCCAGCATCATCGACGGCACCCGGCTCTCCAAGGCCAAGGTGGTGCGGTACAACCACAACGATGTCGCCGACCTCGAAGCCAAGATCAAAAACGAAACCGCGGTGCGCCGGCGGCTGATCATCACCGACGGGGTGTTCAGCATGGACGGTGACATCGCGCCGCTGCCTGACATCGTCGCGATCGCCGAAAAATACGATGCCCTCACCATGGTCGATGACGCCCACGGCGAGGGCGTGCTCGGCAGCGCCGGCCGCGGCATCGCCGATCATTTCGGTTTGCATGGCCGCGTCGACATCGAAATTGGCACGCTGTCCAAAGCCTTTGGCGTGGTCGGCGGTTATGCGGCCGGCCGGAAGAAAATCGTCGACTTTCTGCGCCAGCGTGCCCGGCCCTTCCTGTTCTCCAGTGCGGTCACGCCTGCAGACGTGGCGGCCTGCATTGCCGCAGTCGATATTCTCACGGCTTCGGACGAGCTGGTGGCAAAGCTGTGGAGCAACACCAAATACTTCAAGGACAAGATGGTCGCCCTGGGTTTCAATCTCGGCAACAGTGTGACCCCCATCACTCCGGTGATGATCGGCGACACCACCAAAGCCCAGGCCCTGAGCCGTCAACTGTTCGAAGCCGGCATCTTTGCCATGGCCATCACCTATCCCACGGTGCCCAAGGGCAGGGAACGGCTGCGGCTGATGATGTCCGCCACCCATTCCCTCGAAGACCTGAATTTCGCGGTCGGCGCCTTCGAGAAGGCCGGCCGGGAGCTGGGTTTGATCAAATAG
- the gltX gene encoding glutamate--tRNA ligase — MVVVRFAPSPTGYLHIGGARTAIFNWLFARKHGGKFFLRIEDTDQQRSGEEMTQAIIDSLHWLGLDWDAEPIKQSDRLELYRQVAHELLATGKAYRSFTTAEALAAARQRAAAEKRDFRYRAEFPRLPAAEEAARLAQGDPFAIRLPVPEGVTEWEDQVHGRVAFDNRGIDDFVILRSDGQPTYHLAVVVDDHAMGITHVLRGDDHISNTPKQILLYRALGWDMPVFAHVPLILGPDKTRLSKRHGATAVGEYAKKGYLPEALFNFLALLGWSPGDDREILSRQELIERFDLRGISQSNAVFDEKKLEWMNGEYLNRVDAARIEGMVLTALRQTGGDLDERLLNDRTYVQHVITLLKPKVRTIPEFAKYGAYFFAAPVVFEESARAKYWRGAETAAQLRQLAAAFEQLPEFNAATSEACLRSLAEQLGIKAANLIHPARLAITGFGVSPSFFEVVAVLGKERVVQRLRQAATLLAS; from the coding sequence ATGGTGGTTGTGCGCTTTGCACCAAGTCCAACCGGATATCTGCACATCGGCGGTGCGCGCACGGCGATTTTCAACTGGCTGTTTGCCCGCAAGCATGGCGGCAAGTTCTTTCTCAGGATCGAAGACACTGACCAACAGCGCTCCGGCGAGGAAATGACGCAGGCGATTATTGACAGCCTGCACTGGCTTGGACTCGACTGGGACGCGGAGCCGATCAAACAGTCTGATCGCCTCGAACTGTACCGCCAGGTGGCTCATGAACTGCTGGCCACCGGCAAAGCCTATCGCAGCTTCACGACGGCCGAGGCACTCGCGGCCGCGCGCCAGCGTGCCGCCGCCGAGAAACGGGATTTCCGCTATCGCGCAGAATTCCCCCGCCTTCCGGCCGCGGAGGAAGCAGCACGGCTGGCGCAGGGCGATCCGTTTGCGATTCGTCTGCCGGTTCCCGAAGGGGTGACAGAGTGGGAGGACCAGGTGCATGGCAGGGTGGCATTCGATAATCGTGGAATTGATGACTTCGTGATCTTGCGTTCCGACGGCCAGCCAACCTATCACCTCGCCGTGGTGGTTGACGATCACGCCATGGGTATCACCCATGTGCTGCGCGGCGATGATCACATCTCCAATACGCCCAAGCAAATTTTGCTCTATCGCGCGCTGGGCTGGGACATGCCGGTATTTGCCCATGTGCCGCTCATCCTCGGCCCGGACAAGACCCGCTTGAGCAAGCGTCACGGCGCGACCGCGGTGGGCGAATATGCGAAAAAGGGATATTTGCCGGAGGCCCTGTTCAATTTTCTCGCATTGCTCGGCTGGTCGCCCGGCGACGACCGGGAGATTCTCAGCCGGCAGGAGTTGATCGAGCGCTTCGATTTGCGCGGCATCTCCCAAAGCAACGCGGTGTTCGATGAGAAAAAGCTCGAGTGGATGAATGGCGAATATCTCAACCGCGTTGATGCTGCACGGATTGAAGGAATGGTTCTCACGGCATTGCGCCAGACCGGTGGCGATCTTGACGAGCGCCTGCTGAATGACCGGACTTACGTTCAGCATGTGATCACGCTGCTCAAACCCAAGGTAAGAACCATCCCGGAGTTCGCCAAATACGGCGCTTACTTCTTCGCGGCGCCGGTTGTCTTCGAAGAAAGTGCGCGCGCAAAATACTGGCGGGGCGCAGAGACCGCAGCCCAGCTTCGCCAACTGGCTGCAGCCTTCGAGCAATTGCCGGAATTCAACGCAGCCACAAGCGAAGCGTGTCTGCGTTCCCTGGCGGAGCAGCTCGGCATCAAGGCGGCGAATCTGATTCATCCGGCGCGGCTGGCGATCACCGGTTTTGGGGTGAGTCCCAGTTTTTTTGAAGTCGTGGCAGTGCTCGGCAAAGAGCGGGTGGTGCAGCGCTTGCGTCAAGCAGCGACGTTGTTGGCAAGTTGA
- a CDS encoding M23 family metallopeptidase gives MRSNPQWSSPATRWLLMILLSAAVYFIKYVKYVAPPAAETPPRPAGLDSTAAVPEPPALRVIDHTIAHGQTLAQILSTRYVRPEDVFPTIAALRSIFDPRHLRAGRPLQLKLDSLGTLHELAYQPSPELVIRVQRDSTNRFIGAADSLRLEREVKLLAGEVTATLYEAVMAQQESPELLLQYTDIFQWDIDFFIDTQRGDRFRILFEKLYVEKEPGRREFVRYGRILAASYEQQDSSCMAFLFDPDSSGRGGYFDRQGNSFQKTFLKSPLNYRRISSHFSNGRLHPILRKVRAHTGVDFAAATGTPVVATANGTVAALGWEGGYGKRVVIQHKNHFSTLYGHLSRFAEGLQVGQMVSQSQVIGYVGATGLATGPHLHYTMYLNGRAIDPLRMKPAAADPIAPHLRQAFFAHRDRLLQQLQSPAPLFVVGSEMKMAARK, from the coding sequence ATGAGGAGCAATCCGCAGTGGTCATCGCCGGCGACGCGCTGGCTGTTGATGATCCTGCTGTCGGCCGCGGTTTATTTCATCAAATACGTCAAATACGTCGCGCCCCCCGCCGCGGAAACGCCGCCGCGGCCGGCGGGCCTGGATTCGACCGCCGCAGTGCCGGAGCCGCCGGCCTTGCGGGTGATCGATCACACCATTGCCCACGGCCAAACACTTGCCCAGATTCTCAGCACCCGTTACGTCCGTCCGGAAGATGTTTTTCCCACCATCGCAGCGTTGCGGTCGATCTTTGATCCGCGCCACCTGCGCGCCGGCCGGCCGCTGCAGCTCAAGCTCGATTCCCTGGGCACGCTGCATGAACTGGCCTACCAGCCCTCGCCGGAGTTGGTGATTCGTGTGCAGCGCGACAGCACCAATCGCTTCATCGGAGCCGCGGACTCCCTGCGTCTGGAGCGCGAGGTCAAGCTGCTGGCGGGCGAAGTGACTGCCACGCTTTACGAAGCGGTCATGGCGCAGCAGGAATCTCCGGAGCTGCTGCTGCAATACACCGACATTTTCCAGTGGGACATCGATTTCTTCATCGATACCCAGCGCGGTGACCGCTTTCGCATTCTCTTTGAAAAGCTGTATGTCGAAAAGGAACCCGGCCGGCGCGAGTTCGTCCGTTACGGCAGAATCCTGGCCGCCAGTTATGAGCAGCAGGATTCGAGCTGCATGGCTTTTCTATTTGATCCCGACAGCAGCGGCCGCGGCGGCTATTTCGACCGCCAGGGCAACTCGTTCCAGAAGACTTTCTTGAAATCACCGCTGAATTACCGGCGCATTTCCTCGCACTTTTCCAACGGCCGCCTGCATCCGATTTTGCGAAAGGTGCGTGCCCACACCGGGGTGGATTTCGCCGCGGCCACGGGCACGCCGGTGGTCGCCACCGCGAACGGCACGGTTGCAGCTCTGGGCTGGGAGGGAGGTTATGGCAAGCGCGTGGTGATCCAGCATAAGAATCACTTCAGCACGCTCTACGGTCACCTGTCGCGTTTTGCCGAGGGTTTGCAGGTGGGGCAGATGGTTTCGCAGAGCCAGGTGATTGGCTATGTTGGCGCGACCGGCCTGGCGACCGGCCCGCATTTGCACTACACCATGTATCTCAACGGCCGGGCCATCGATCCGCTGCGCATGAAGCCGGCTGCCGCCGACCCGATTGCGCCGCATTTGCGCCAGGCTTTCTTTGCGCACCGCGACCGCCTGCTGCAGCAGTTGCAGTCACCGGCTCCGCTGTTCGTGGTCGGATCGGAAATGAAAATGGCCGCGCGGAAATAG
- a CDS encoding DUF3108 domain-containing protein, whose protein sequence is MIRKDCGQMPVRPVFWLLLMSCCAGVPVSAQRPVSVAASDSGKRVAPLRVVENRAFNVGEKLTFLVRYGPIVAGTAVMSVPEVVTVNGRPCYHLLSEANTNSFFSRLYRVEDRVSSFADVEGIFSWRYVKNQREGSFRDERVVDFDPAARIAITAKNGRRDTVAIPLFVQDIISAFYYIRTQKLEPGDTVYVDNYDNGKILPLKITVYRREKIKVRAGKFNCLVVEPHLKTPGLYNQKGRLIVHLSDDDRKLPVMTTTQLYIKAFNLGNVVAELEKIEGVEGY, encoded by the coding sequence ATGATCAGGAAAGATTGCGGGCAGATGCCGGTGCGCCCGGTGTTCTGGTTGCTGCTCATGTCCTGCTGTGCGGGGGTGCCGGTGTCGGCGCAACGTCCCGTGTCCGTCGCCGCATCGGATTCGGGCAAGCGTGTGGCGCCGCTGCGGGTGGTGGAGAATCGCGCCTTCAACGTTGGCGAGAAGCTCACGTTTCTCGTGCGCTACGGCCCCATTGTCGCCGGCACGGCAGTCATGTCGGTGCCGGAAGTGGTGACGGTCAATGGCCGGCCGTGCTATCACCTTTTGTCCGAGGCGAACACCAACTCCTTCTTTTCGCGGCTGTATCGCGTGGAAGACCGGGTCAGCTCGTTTGCCGACGTCGAGGGCATTTTCAGTTGGCGCTACGTGAAGAACCAGCGCGAGGGCAGTTTTCGCGATGAGCGTGTGGTGGATTTCGATCCCGCCGCCCGCATTGCCATCACCGCGAAAAACGGCAGGCGCGATACCGTGGCCATTCCGCTGTTCGTGCAGGACATCATTTCGGCATTTTACTATATTCGTACGCAGAAGCTGGAGCCGGGCGACACGGTATACGTCGACAACTACGACAACGGCAAGATTCTGCCGCTCAAGATCACTGTGTACCGGCGGGAGAAGATCAAGGTGCGCGCCGGCAAGTTCAACTGCCTGGTGGTGGAGCCGCATTTGAAGACACCGGGGCTGTACAACCAAAAGGGCCGGCTGATTGTCCATCTCAGCGATGATGACCGCAAACTGCCGGTGATGACCACCACCCAGCTTTATATCAAGGCCTTCAACCTGGGCAATGTCGTGGCCGAGTTGGAGAAGATCGAGGGGGTGGAGGGGTATTGA
- a CDS encoding nucleoside deaminase, which translates to MTHDHWMQFALKEAEKALEKGEVPIGAVIVFEDKIIGRGHNLTETLQDATAHAEMIAITAAAASQASWRLDGAAVYTTVEPCPMCCGAILLSRIVKVVYGADDPRFGGCGSVPKVNVMSTNPFGPPVQLVPGVRQAECQSLLKAFFQKLRENAAPDEF; encoded by the coding sequence TTGACACACGACCATTGGATGCAATTTGCGCTGAAAGAAGCGGAGAAGGCACTCGAAAAGGGTGAGGTTCCCATCGGTGCCGTCATCGTTTTTGAAGACAAGATCATCGGTCGTGGCCATAATTTGACAGAGACGCTGCAAGATGCCACTGCGCATGCCGAGATGATCGCGATTACCGCGGCAGCGGCAAGCCAGGCCAGTTGGCGCCTCGATGGCGCCGCGGTTTACACGACGGTGGAGCCGTGCCCGATGTGTTGTGGCGCCATCCTGCTGTCCCGCATCGTCAAAGTCGTTTACGGTGCGGATGATCCGCGCTTCGGCGGCTGCGGCTCGGTGCCCAAGGTCAATGTCATGTCCACCAATCCCTTTGGGCCGCCGGTGCAACTGGTTCCCGGGGTGCGGCAGGCAGAGTGTCAGAGTTTGCTCAAGGCCTTTTTTCAGAAGCTGCGTGAGAATGCCGCGCCTGATGAATTTTGA
- a CDS encoding YbaB/EbfC family nucleoid-associated protein, whose product MSRPSLGEILKRAQALHEKISETQESLANQRVEGTAGGGMVTVVMNGRREVLQVKIEKEIINPDDKELLEDLVVAAVNQALVKAQELEMTEMSKVTGGVLSQLTGGLQMPGL is encoded by the coding sequence ATGAGCCGTCCCAGCCTGGGTGAAATACTCAAGCGCGCGCAAGCGCTGCACGAAAAGATCAGTGAGACGCAGGAGAGCTTGGCCAACCAGCGGGTGGAGGGCACGGCCGGCGGCGGCATGGTCACCGTGGTGATGAATGGCCGGCGGGAAGTGCTGCAGGTAAAAATTGAAAAAGAAATCATCAACCCGGACGACAAGGAATTGCTCGAGGACCTTGTTGTCGCGGCGGTGAACCAGGCGCTGGTCAAGGCGCAGGAACTTGAGATGACGGAGATGAGCAAAGTCACCGGTGGCGTGCTCAGCCAGCTCACCGGCGGTTTGCAGATGCCGGGGCTGTGA
- the mqnC gene encoding dehypoxanthine futalosine cyclase → MQLHRLYDKASAGERLTPDEGLQLLKNGELLELGAAANTMRRHKNPQPWVTFVVDTNPNYTNVCNVDCIFCAFYRHDGEAGSYTYSVDEMIQKFKETAQKGVNTILLQGGVNPNLPFEYYLELVRRTRAEVPEVHPHFFSTAEIKGMAEVSGLSVREVLQQLKEAGLNTIPGGGAEILSDRVRKKISHKKGSPAEWLDIMREAHLLGYKTTATMMYGHLETDEDIIIHLDSIRRLQDETGGFTAFIPWSFKPGNTPLEKIIPTYATPTRYLQIIALARLYLDNFPHIQASWFSEGKKIGQIALHFGADDFGGTLVEENVHAAANFVNKTSTEEVIQLIRESGYIPAQRSTLYEILKVYEA, encoded by the coding sequence ATGCAACTGCATCGCCTGTACGACAAAGCCTCGGCCGGTGAGCGCCTTACGCCGGACGAAGGCCTGCAGCTCCTCAAGAACGGTGAGCTGCTCGAACTCGGTGCCGCCGCAAATACCATGCGCCGCCACAAGAACCCGCAACCGTGGGTGACGTTCGTGGTGGACACCAATCCCAACTACACCAATGTCTGCAACGTCGACTGTATCTTTTGCGCCTTCTACCGGCATGATGGCGAAGCCGGCAGCTACACTTACTCCGTCGATGAGATGATCCAAAAATTCAAAGAGACGGCGCAAAAGGGCGTGAACACGATTCTGCTGCAGGGCGGCGTGAATCCCAACCTGCCGTTTGAGTACTATCTCGAACTGGTGCGGCGCACGCGCGCGGAGGTGCCGGAAGTGCATCCTCATTTCTTCTCGACGGCAGAAATCAAGGGCATGGCTGAAGTGTCCGGCCTGAGCGTGCGGGAGGTGCTGCAGCAGTTGAAAGAAGCGGGCCTGAACACCATTCCCGGCGGCGGCGCCGAAATTCTCTCCGACCGCGTTCGCAAAAAGATCAGCCACAAAAAAGGCAGCCCGGCCGAGTGGCTGGACATCATGCGCGAGGCGCATCTGCTCGGCTACAAAACCACGGCCACGATGATGTACGGCCATCTCGAAACCGACGAGGACATCATCATCCATCTCGACAGCATTCGCCGGCTGCAGGATGAAACCGGCGGCTTCACCGCCTTCATCCCGTGGAGCTTCAAGCCCGGCAATACGCCGCTCGAAAAGATCATTCCGACTTACGCCACGCCGACGCGTTATCTGCAGATCATTGCGCTGGCGCGCCTCTACCTCGACAACTTTCCGCACATTCAGGCCTCCTGGTTTTCCGAAGGCAAGAAGATCGGCCAGATTGCCCTGCACTTCGGCGCGGATGATTTCGGCGGCACGCTGGTGGAGGAAAACGTCCACGCCGCCGCCAACTTCGTCAACAAAACCTCGACCGAGGAGGTGATTCAGCTCATTCGCGAGTCCGGCTACATCCCGGCGCAACGCAGCACGTTGTATGAAATTTTGAAGGTCTACGAAGCTTGA
- a CDS encoding ABC transporter substrate-binding protein encodes MRQDRIVRVGHSPDPDDAFMFYGLASGRVKIPGVVIEHVMADIQTLNERALRAELEVTAISAHAFAHVAGQYWIMRTGASMGEGYGPIIVSQTLTPPGQLAGRRIATPGRWTTANLLLKIFHPEMQNVDMPFDRIIAAVQAGEVDAGLLIHEGQINYHHFGLHKLIDYGELWREYAGGLPLPLGLDVVRKDLGAEMAHRLSRGLRDSITYGYQHQEEAIPYALQFGRGIDAKLGERFVKMYVNEVTLDMGARGQRALELLYELAWQRKLIPAKPEVVLY; translated from the coding sequence TTGAGGCAAGATCGAATCGTGCGCGTCGGGCACAGTCCCGATCCCGACGACGCCTTCATGTTTTACGGCCTGGCCAGCGGCCGGGTGAAAATTCCGGGGGTGGTCATCGAACATGTGATGGCTGATATTCAAACGCTGAATGAGCGCGCCTTGCGGGCCGAGTTGGAGGTCACCGCCATTTCGGCGCATGCCTTTGCTCATGTCGCGGGGCAATACTGGATCATGCGCACCGGCGCCAGCATGGGGGAGGGCTACGGGCCGATCATCGTCTCGCAAACACTCACGCCACCCGGGCAGTTGGCCGGCAGACGCATCGCCACACCCGGCCGGTGGACTACTGCGAACCTGCTGCTCAAAATCTTCCACCCGGAAATGCAAAATGTCGACATGCCCTTCGACCGCATCATCGCGGCGGTGCAGGCCGGCGAAGTCGATGCCGGTTTGTTGATTCATGAAGGCCAGATCAACTATCACCACTTTGGCCTGCACAAGCTGATTGATTATGGCGAGCTCTGGCGGGAATACGCCGGCGGTCTGCCGCTGCCGCTCGGGCTGGATGTCGTGCGCAAAGATCTTGGCGCCGAGATGGCACACCGCCTGTCCCGCGGCCTGCGCGACAGCATCACCTATGGCTATCAACACCAGGAGGAGGCGATTCCCTATGCGCTGCAATTCGGCCGGGGCATCGATGCGAAACTGGGGGAAAGATTCGTGAAGATGTATGTCAACGAGGTGACTCTCGACATGGGCGCGCGCGGCCAGCGCGCATTAGAGCTGCTCTACGAGCTGGCCTGGCAAAGAAAACTCATCCCCGCCAAACCCGAGGTGGTGTTGTATTGA
- the recR gene encoding recombination mediator RecR — protein MQYLSRSVETAVIELSKLPGIGRKTAQRLVFFLLKSPRAEVEMLAQALLALKERVLYCSRCFNLTESDPCVICANPGRDHTVICVVEEANDVLALENTGEHRGLYHVLGGALSPLDGIGPEDLRIRELLQRIQSAQPAVSEVILATNPNTEGEATAVYLLNLLKPLGVKISRLARGLPVGSDLEFTDDLTLARALTGRVPW, from the coding sequence ATGCAATATCTTTCGCGCAGCGTTGAAACCGCAGTGATCGAGTTGTCGAAGCTGCCGGGCATCGGACGCAAAACGGCGCAGCGGCTGGTCTTCTTTCTGCTCAAGTCGCCGCGCGCCGAGGTGGAAATGCTGGCGCAGGCGCTGCTGGCGTTGAAGGAGAGAGTGCTGTACTGTTCGCGCTGTTTCAATTTGACGGAATCGGATCCCTGTGTCATCTGCGCGAACCCCGGTCGCGACCATACGGTGATCTGTGTGGTGGAGGAGGCCAACGATGTGCTGGCGCTGGAAAACACCGGCGAGCATCGCGGCTTGTATCACGTGCTGGGTGGCGCGCTTTCCCCGTTGGACGGCATCGGGCCGGAGGATTTGCGCATCCGCGAGCTGCTGCAACGAATCCAGTCGGCGCAGCCGGCCGTATCGGAAGTGATCCTCGCCACCAACCCCAACACCGAGGGCGAAGCCACGGCGGTTTATTTGCTCAATTTGCTCAAACCTCTGGGCGTGAAGATCAGCCGTCTGGCGCGTGGTCTGCCGGTGGGCAGCGACCTGGAATTCACCGACGACCTCACGCTCGCCCGCGCTCTCACGGGACGGGTGCCCTGGTGA
- the dnaX gene encoding DNA polymerase III subunit gamma/tau: protein MSYLVLARKWRPRQFASVVAQQHVTRTLENAITQNRVASAYLFTGPRGVGKTTMARLLAKAMNCEHGPTTTPCDRCSNCEEITAGRSIDVIEIDGASNRGIDEVRNIRENARFAPASSRKKIYIIDEVHMLTEPAFNALLKILEEPPAHVLFIFATTEIHKVPATILSRCQRFDFRRVPLGEITGQLRMICQSEGVQAEEAALHLIAKRAEGSMRDSQSLLDQVISYCGNRVTKEDVSRLLGLIDQDLFFECSDALIARDARRALALSGKIHEAGIHLGEFFERLAEHLSYILTTRVTAGTSHLVGLENYAERYSAAAHALSELELMRGIQLVTEAQARLARTANPRVLLEMCLLRMVHAGTNDNAAGGSMPQAPPAAAAKPSPPAAAAGVNIVATEVMPRLEGIAVIPQINPKLTPSPVGPGPAAGGLFNAGPLARVQGVPVVKAREPVLPLAAHIENEAAALQAIQQSWPQILERVKSEKISLGSFLEMGAPTALHEGTLELTFGSDCNGFHLNSVNNQKTIIQKVVRAETGYTVRIICRKSDNGSVHPLPPVDAAAPASPDAPASNGAARVTVSSDNAQNLQMLFEQYPLVKKLVEALDGQLIRCQPKR, encoded by the coding sequence ATGTCGTATCTTGTGCTCGCGCGCAAATGGCGGCCCAGGCAGTTTGCTTCGGTCGTGGCGCAGCAACACGTCACCCGCACCCTCGAGAATGCGATCACCCAGAACCGGGTCGCCTCCGCCTATCTGTTCACCGGGCCGCGCGGCGTCGGCAAGACCACCATGGCCCGCCTGCTGGCCAAGGCCATGAATTGCGAACATGGCCCCACCACCACCCCGTGTGATCGCTGCAGCAATTGCGAGGAAATCACCGCCGGCCGCAGCATCGATGTCATCGAAATCGATGGTGCCTCCAATCGTGGCATCGATGAAGTCCGCAACATTCGCGAGAACGCCCGTTTCGCGCCCGCCAGCAGCCGCAAGAAGATCTACATCATCGACGAAGTGCACATGCTCACCGAACCGGCCTTCAACGCACTGTTGAAGATTCTCGAAGAGCCGCCCGCGCATGTCCTGTTCATTTTCGCCACCACCGAGATCCACAAAGTCCCGGCCACCATTCTCTCCCGCTGCCAGCGCTTTGATTTCCGCCGTGTGCCGCTCGGTGAAATCACCGGTCAGCTCAGGATGATTTGCCAAAGTGAAGGGGTGCAGGCCGAGGAGGCCGCGCTGCATCTCATTGCCAAACGCGCCGAAGGCAGCATGCGCGACAGCCAGAGTCTGCTCGATCAGGTGATTTCCTACTGCGGCAACCGGGTCACCAAGGAAGACGTCTCCCGGCTGCTCGGCTTGATCGATCAGGATTTGTTTTTTGAATGCAGCGATGCGCTCATTGCACGGGATGCCCGCCGCGCGCTGGCGCTCAGCGGGAAAATTCACGAAGCCGGCATTCATCTCGGAGAGTTCTTCGAGCGCCTCGCCGAGCATCTCAGCTACATCCTCACCACCCGGGTCACTGCCGGCACCAGCCATTTGGTGGGGCTGGAAAATTACGCCGAGCGCTACAGCGCCGCGGCACATGCCCTGAGTGAACTCGAGTTGATGCGCGGCATTCAGCTCGTCACCGAAGCGCAGGCACGATTGGCGCGCACGGCCAATCCGCGTGTGCTGCTGGAGATGTGCCTGCTGCGCATGGTGCATGCTGGCACCAATGACAACGCCGCTGGTGGTTCCATGCCGCAAGCCCCACCGGCTGCGGCGGCCAAGCCGTCGCCGCCAGCCGCCGCTGCGGGAGTCAACATTGTGGCAACCGAGGTGATGCCGCGCCTGGAAGGCATCGCGGTTATTCCGCAAATCAACCCCAAACTCACGCCCTCCCCGGTCGGCCCCGGCCCGGCAGCGGGCGGCTTGTTCAACGCCGGGCCTCTGGCGCGTGTGCAAGGCGTGCCCGTGGTGAAAGCCAGGGAACCGGTGCTGCCGCTGGCGGCGCATATCGAAAACGAAGCGGCGGCGCTGCAGGCGATTCAACAGTCCTGGCCGCAAATTCTCGAGCGCGTCAAGAGTGAGAAGATTTCACTGGGATCGTTTTTGGAAATGGGCGCCCCGACCGCGTTGCATGAGGGAACGCTGGAGCTGACTTTCGGCAGTGACTGCAACGGCTTTCACCTCAACTCGGTGAACAATCAGAAAACCATCATTCAGAAGGTGGTGCGGGCCGAGACGGGCTACACGGTGCGCATCATTTGCCGAAAGAGTGACAACGGCAGTGTGCACCCGCTGCCGCCAGTGGACGCCGCCGCGCCTGCCTCCCCCGATGCGCCGGCGAGCAATGGCGCTGCGAGAGTGACAGTCAGTTCCGACAACGCCCAAAACCTGCAGATGCTGTTCGAACAATATCCGCTGGTCAAGAAACTGGTGGAGGCACTGGATGGGCAGTTGATCCGCTGCCAGCCCAAGCGGTGA